A stretch of the Corylus avellana chromosome ca6, CavTom2PMs-1.0 genome encodes the following:
- the LOC132183782 gene encoding aminopeptidase M1-like: MEQFKGQPRLPKFAVPKRYDLRLKPDLSACKFAGSVAVDLDIVADTNFIVLNAADLSLVTGSVSFANRGFSKVLEPSKIDLVEADEILVLEFAETLPIGIGVLHIGFEGPLNDKMKGFYRSTYEHNGEKKNMAVTQFEPADARRCFPCWDEPACKATFKITLDVPSELVALSNMPIVEEKVDGHLKTVSYQESPLMSTYLVAVVVGLFDYVEDCTSDGVKVRVYCQVGKANQGKFALTVALGTLEFYKEYFSVPYALPKLDMVAIPDFSGAMENYGLVTYHEIALLYDDQHSAAANKQRVATVIAHELAHQWFGNLVTMEWWTHLWLNEGFATWISYLATDSLFPEWKIWTQFVDESTGGLRLDGLAESHPIEVEVNHAGEIDEIFDAISYSKGASVIRMLQSYLGAEPFQRSLASYIKKYAYSNAKTEDLWAALEEESGEPVNKLMNSWTKQKGYPVVSVKFKDQKLVFEQSQFLSSGSHEDEQWIVPITLCCGSYDVCKNFLLQTMSETLDIKEFLSDRSGSASAWMKLNVDQAGFYRVKYDEDLAGRLRCAIERKYLSATDRFGILDDSFALCMARQQPLTSLLTLMVVYREELEYTVLSNLISISYKVARIVADAAPELLDDINRFFISLFQYSAEKLGWEPKQGESHLDAMLRGEILTALAVFGDDLTLNEASRRFHAFLDDRNTSLLPPDIRKAAYKGVMQRVSTSNRLDYESLLRVYRETDSQEKTRILGSLASCSDPNIILEVLNFLVSSEVRSQDAVFGLAVSIEGRETAWTWLKDKWEYMSKTWGAGFLMTRFISAIVSPFASFEKAKEIEEFFASRSKQSIARTLKQSIERVHINANWVQSIQNEEHLANAVKEVAYRKY; this comes from the exons ATGGAGCAGTTCAAAGGCCAACCTCGCCTCCCAAAATTCGCCGTCCCGAAACGCTACGACTTACGCCTCAAACCGGACCTCTCCGCCTGCAAGTTCGCCGGCTCTGTCGCCGTTGACCTCGACATCGTCGCCGATACCAACTTCATCGTCCTCAATGCCGCCGACCTCTCTCTCGTTACCGGCTCCGTTTCGTTCGCCAACCGAGGCTTTTCTAAG GTGTTGGAGCCttcaaaaattgatttggttGAAGCAGACGAGATTTTGGTTTTGGAGTTCGCGGAGACACTTCCGATTGGGATCGGAGTTCTCCATATCGGGTTTGAAGGACCTTTGAACGACAAAATGAAGGGGTTCTACAGAAG tACATATGAGCATAATGGTGAGAAGAAGAATATGGCAGTTACGCAGTTTGAACCGGCTGATGCTAGGCGATGCTTTCCGTGTTGGGATGAACCTGCTTGCAAG GCTACATTCAAAATCACATTGGATGTGCCATCTGAACTAGTAGCTCTTTCCAACATGCcaattgttgaagaaaaagTGGATGGGCATCTGAAGACAGTTTCATATCAGGAATCACCATTAATGTCTACATATTTGGTGGCAGtggttgttggtttgtttgATTATGTGGAAGATTGTACATCTGATG GGGTCAAAGTTCGAGTATACTGTCAGGTTGGTAAGGCAAATCAAGGGAAATTTGCATTGACTGTTGCTCTCGGAACACTTGAATTCTACAAAGA ATACTTTTCCGTGCCTTACGCTCTACCTAAATTGGATATGGTTGCAATCCCTGATTTTTCTGGGGCCATGGAGAATTATGGTTTAGTTACATACCATGAAATAGCTTTGCTCTATGACGATCAGCATTCTGCGGCTGCCAATAAGCAGAGG GTTGCTACTGTCATAGCTCATGAACTGGCACACCAGTGGTTTGGCAATCTTGTAACGATGGAATGGTGGACTCATTTGTGGCTGAATGAGGGGTTTGCAACATGG ATTAGCTATTTAGCAACTGATAGCTTGTTCCCAGAATGGAAAATATGGACTCAGTTTGTTGATGAATCTACAGGCGGTCTTAGACTGGATGGCCTTGCAGAGTCCCATCCCATTGAG GTGGAGGTAAATCATGCAGGTGAGATTGATGAAATTTTTGACGCAATAAGTTACAGTAAAGGTGCATCTGTTATTCGGATGCTGCAAAGCTATCTTGGTGCTGAACCCTTTCAG AGGTCACTTGcttcatatataaaaaaatatgcttACTCAAATGCGAAGACAGAAGATTTATGGGCTGCCCTTGAGGAGGAATCTGGTGAGCCTGTGAACAAGCTAATGAATTCATGGACAAAGCAAAAGGGATACCCAGTTGTCTCTGTCAAATTCAAAGATCAGAAATTGGTGTTTGAGCAg TCTCAATTTCTATCAAGTGGTTCCCATGAGGATGAGCAGTGGATTGTGCCAATAACATTGTGCTGTGGCTCATACGATGTGTGCAAGAATTTTTTACTGCAAACAATGTCTGAAACTCTTGACATTAAGGAATTCCTTAGTGATAGAAGCGGTTCAGCATCTGCTTGGATGAAACTCAATGTTGACCAGGCTGGTTTCTATAGGGTGAAATATGACGAGGACCTTGCAGGTAGACTCAGATGTGCAATAGAGAGAAAATACTTATCTGCAACAGACAGATTTG GCATTCTAGATGACTCATTTGCCCTTTGTATGGCACGCCAGCAGCCTTTGACATCATTGCTAACCTTGATGGTTGTTTACAGGGAGGAACTTGAGTATACTGTGTTGTCTAATTTGATTAGT ATAAGTTATAAAGTTGCAAGAATCGTAGCTGATGCGGCCCCCGAGTTACTGGATGACATTAACCGATTTTTTATTAGCCTTTTTCAGTATTCTGCAGA GAAGCTTGGTTGGGAGCCTAAGCAAGGGGAGAGTCATTTAGATGCAATGTTGAGAGGAGAGATTTTGACTGCCCTTGCTGTGTTTGGAGATGATCTGACACTAAATGAAGCAAGTAGGCGTTTTCATGCTTTCTTAGATGACAGAAATACATCACTTCTCCCTCCTGACATAAGAAAG GCAGCATACAAGGGTGTAATGCAGAGAGTCAGCACCTCAAACAGATTGGATTATGAATCTCTGTTGAGAGTTTACAGAGAGACTGATAGCCAGGAGAAAACTCGCATTCTAG GTTCATTAGCATCTTGTTCAGATCCCAACATAATTCTTGAAGTTCTCAACTTTTTGGTGTCTTCTGAG GTTCGTAGCCAAGATGCTGTTTTTGGACTTGCTGTTAGTATTGAAGGACGTGAAACAGCTTGGACATGGCTGAAG GATAAGTGGGAGTATATGTCAAAAACCTGGGGAGCTGGATTTCTAATGACTCGCTTCATCAGTGCAATTGTCTCACCG TTTGCTTCATTCGAGAAGGCCAAAGAAATAGAGGAGTTTTTCGCAAGCCGTTCTAAGCAGTCAATTGCTAGAACCCTGAAGCAGAGCATTGAGCGAGTCCACATTAATGCAAATTGGGTTCAGAGTATTCAGAATGAGGAACATCTTGCCAACGCAGTGAAGGAGGTGGCATACAGAAAGTACTAA